Proteins encoded by one window of Archaeoglobus veneficus SNP6:
- a CDS encoding (Fe-S)-binding protein: MRRVFDEYRALSDDVLRPDEPKVSKFLEAMKKSLSKKDNWTFWLPYVLTLDLCVKCGTCAEACPVYTASGRKEIYHPVYRSEMLRRVYKRYFTLTGKIFRGLVGAKDLTEEDLNAMAEAVWRCTICRRCAYVCPLAIDNGVITREIRKMLDAIGISPDELKENGTRTQIKAGNATNTPTEAFLDMIEFIKEDIEDEKGVEVEIPVDKVGADYLVINNAGDYIAFTETVMGIVEIMNYAGVDWTLNSPETGINDVVNYGLFYSDTEFVAVAKAHLETLKRLKPKVVVIGECGHAYDSFKFFYKAIFKDDMPFEVTSITELTDKWIREGRLKVDPEKNPEPVTFHDSCKWGRCAGIYEEPRRILKAVCKDFREMYPNREMSYCCGGGSGFAIMNKDDFLKFRMETYGKIKAEQIKATGAKIVATICANCKGQLREVINYYNLPVKFMGVSELVANALVYD, translated from the coding sequence ATGAGGAGGGTATTTGACGAGTATAGGGCGCTTTCGGATGATGTCCTGAGGCCTGACGAACCAAAGGTCAGTAAATTCTTGGAAGCGATGAAAAAATCCCTCAGCAAGAAGGATAACTGGACGTTCTGGCTTCCTTACGTTCTCACCCTTGACCTCTGTGTGAAGTGCGGAACGTGTGCTGAAGCGTGCCCGGTTTACACCGCAAGCGGCAGGAAGGAGATTTATCATCCTGTTTATCGTTCCGAAATGCTCAGGAGGGTATACAAGAGGTACTTTACTCTGACCGGAAAGATATTCCGCGGTTTGGTTGGAGCGAAGGATTTGACGGAAGAGGATCTGAACGCGATGGCAGAAGCTGTATGGAGGTGCACAATCTGCAGGCGATGTGCTTACGTTTGCCCCCTTGCAATTGACAACGGAGTGATAACGAGGGAAATAAGGAAAATGCTTGATGCAATAGGTATATCTCCCGATGAACTGAAGGAGAACGGAACGAGGACACAGATAAAGGCAGGTAACGCCACCAATACACCAACTGAAGCGTTTCTGGACATGATTGAGTTCATAAAAGAGGACATTGAGGATGAAAAAGGTGTTGAAGTCGAGATACCCGTGGATAAGGTGGGGGCGGATTACCTCGTTATAAACAACGCCGGAGACTACATCGCGTTCACGGAAACTGTAATGGGTATCGTTGAGATAATGAACTACGCAGGCGTTGACTGGACTCTGAACTCACCGGAGACTGGAATTAACGATGTCGTAAACTACGGACTGTTCTACAGCGATACTGAATTTGTGGCAGTTGCAAAAGCTCACCTCGAGACACTCAAGAGGCTGAAACCAAAGGTTGTTGTTATTGGTGAGTGTGGTCACGCGTATGACTCTTTCAAGTTCTTCTATAAGGCGATTTTCAAGGATGACATGCCGTTTGAAGTGACGAGCATTACAGAACTTACGGACAAGTGGATAAGAGAAGGTAGATTGAAAGTTGATCCTGAAAAGAACCCCGAGCCTGTAACGTTCCACGATTCGTGCAAGTGGGGTAGGTGTGCAGGAATTTACGAGGAGCCGAGGAGAATTCTGAAAGCTGTTTGCAAGGACTTCCGAGAGATGTACCCCAACAGGGAGATGAGCTACTGCTGCGGTGGAGGAAGCGGATTTGCCATCATGAACAAGGACGATTTCCTGAAGTTCAGAATGGAGACGTACGGCAAGATTAAGGCGGAACAGATCAAGGCGACGGGTGCGAAAATCGTGGCAACAATTTGTGCGAACTGCAAGGGGCAGCTCAGAGAGGTCATCAACTACTACAACCTGCCGGTAAAGTTCATGGGTGTGAGTGAGCTTGTGGCCAACGCCCTCGTTTACGACTAA
- a CDS encoding respiratory nitrate reductase subunit gamma yields the protein MGISALQLSSYVAFAVFVIVVAAKWRKWASMPLHLRWELYPVPHEAGKHHYGGSYLEEVDWWKKPRHTTLAGELKDMLAEMLFIKRVYVYKRPLWWLTYPFHAGIYLILVWFALLVVHGILNVYVSIPALDSIVKVLIQITGTIGIIAATLGCLGLLFRRLSDSAMKKYSSGVEYFNLLFILVVLLTGIAVWMNDTSFENAMAYMTALVSFGSVEAPQLSQLAQFHVVLMALLWMYIPFTKMSHFVGKYFTFHKVLWEDEPNLRGSKLEAKVREAVRQRMPWSAPHLKKGKTWLENAAEVE from the coding sequence ATGGGCATTTCAGCATTGCAGCTGTCTTCATACGTGGCTTTTGCTGTTTTCGTGATTGTTGTTGCGGCAAAATGGAGAAAGTGGGCATCGATGCCACTCCACCTTAGATGGGAGCTGTATCCCGTCCCGCATGAAGCAGGAAAGCACCACTATGGAGGTAGCTACCTCGAAGAGGTAGACTGGTGGAAGAAACCTCGCCATACAACGCTTGCCGGCGAGCTTAAAGACATGCTCGCAGAGATGCTTTTCATAAAAAGGGTGTATGTTTACAAGCGCCCACTGTGGTGGCTGACATACCCCTTCCATGCGGGAATCTATCTGATACTCGTCTGGTTTGCACTGCTTGTCGTGCATGGAATTCTGAACGTCTATGTGAGCATTCCAGCCCTTGACTCGATCGTTAAGGTTCTGATACAGATTACAGGAACAATAGGAATTATTGCCGCAACACTCGGTTGCCTTGGTCTGCTGTTCAGAAGACTTAGCGATTCGGCAATGAAAAAGTACTCCTCAGGAGTCGAGTACTTCAATCTGCTGTTTATCCTTGTTGTTCTGCTTACCGGAATTGCCGTATGGATGAACGACACAAGCTTCGAAAACGCTATGGCCTATATGACTGCCCTCGTTAGCTTTGGTAGTGTTGAGGCTCCGCAGCTCAGCCAGCTTGCACAGTTCCACGTTGTGCTGATGGCTTTACTGTGGATGTACATCCCATTCACGAAGATGTCCCACTTCGTTGGAAAGTACTTCACCTTCCACAAGGTGCTCTGGGAGGATGAGCCCAATCTGAGAGGTAGCAAGCTCGAGGCAAAGGTCAGGGAAGCTGTCAGACAGAGAATGCCGTGGAGCGCTCCTCACCTGAAGAAGGGTAAGACTTGGCTCGAAAACGCTGCGGAGGTGGAATAA
- the dsrO gene encoding sulfate reduction electron transfer complex DsrMKJOP subunit DsrO, with product MISRRRLLILAGSAAAATLTGINALAGEEKEEHVVDPNVPQWAMVVDIDKCTECMEELIEKTKEDWHEIKPPCVVACDTENNVPEFENKRIDPQWLKILKVRNELEGSKELYVPLLCNHCRHPACAQVCLTKATFVRKDGIVMIDFHRCIGCRYCIVACPYNARTFNFKDPLEGLDHINPKVPRRSHGVPEKCTFCVHRIDEAMAKGEEPIPACVEACPYNALVFGNLNDPNSEVAKIVRTSKVIQLRANLGTNPRVYYLM from the coding sequence ATGATTTCCCGGAGAAGGTTACTAATTCTGGCTGGATCGGCTGCAGCGGCGACGCTGACCGGTATCAACGCGCTTGCAGGAGAAGAGAAGGAAGAACATGTTGTAGACCCCAACGTACCCCAGTGGGCAATGGTTGTGGACATAGACAAGTGCACTGAGTGCATGGAAGAGCTCATAGAGAAGACAAAAGAAGACTGGCACGAGATCAAGCCGCCTTGTGTTGTTGCATGTGATACAGAAAACAACGTGCCTGAGTTCGAGAACAAGCGCATAGACCCGCAGTGGTTGAAGATCCTGAAGGTGAGGAACGAGCTTGAGGGATCAAAGGAACTTTATGTGCCTCTTTTGTGTAACCACTGCAGACATCCGGCATGTGCTCAGGTTTGTCTGACGAAAGCGACGTTTGTCAGGAAAGACGGTATTGTTATGATAGACTTCCACCGCTGCATAGGGTGCAGGTACTGTATTGTTGCGTGCCCGTACAACGCAAGAACCTTCAACTTCAAAGACCCGCTCGAAGGCCTTGACCACATAAATCCGAAGGTGCCGAGAAGGAGTCACGGTGTGCCCGAGAAGTGCACGTTCTGTGTCCACAGAATTGACGAGGCCATGGCCAAGGGCGAGGAGCCAATCCCTGCCTGTGTCGAAGCGTGCCCGTACAACGCACTTGTGTTTGGCAACCTGAACGATCCGAACAGCGAGGTGGCGAAGATAGTCAGGACGTCTAAGGTTATTCAGCTTAGAGCGAACCTCGGTACAAATCCGAGAGTATACTATCTGATGTGA
- a CDS encoding TusE/DsrC/DsvC family sulfur relay protein, translating to MPELEVKGKKLTLDEDGFLQDWEEWDEEVAEAIAKDTRFSPQPIELTEDHWVIIKYLRDYFLKYGVAPPIRMVVKHMKKELGKEKGTLEYLYQLFPQGPAKDACRIAGLPKPTGCV from the coding sequence ATGCCCGAGTTAGAGGTAAAAGGAAAGAAGCTGACGCTTGATGAAGACGGATTTTTGCAGGACTGGGAAGAATGGGACGAGGAAGTTGCTGAAGCTATTGCAAAAGACACGAGATTCAGCCCCCAGCCGATTGAACTGACCGAAGACCACTGGGTAATTATCAAATACCTGAGAGACTACTTCCTGAAGTATGGTGTTGCTCCGCCAATAAGAATGGTCGTTAAGCACATGAAGAAGGAGCTTGGCAAGGAGAAGGGTACTCTCGAGTACCTGTATCAGCTGTTCCCTCAGGGTCCTGCTAAGGACGCCTGTAGAATTGCTGGTCTGCCCAAGCCAACAGGATGTGTCTAA
- the dsrJ gene encoding sulfate reduction electron transfer complex DsrMKJOP subunit DsrJ translates to MYNAKYVIAGIIVFLAIMTSPMWYNLASGEVTPPELATPKGEHCVEDAKWMEANHMELLKEWRTINIRDGQLIYISKAYGEPYETTIYQCWECHESKAEFCDKCHEYTGVKPYCFECHNTPEIVKEYNE, encoded by the coding sequence ATGTACAACGCTAAATACGTAATAGCGGGAATTATAGTCTTCCTCGCCATAATGACCTCTCCCATGTGGTACAACCTTGCCAGCGGAGAGGTGACCCCTCCGGAGCTTGCCACACCGAAGGGTGAGCACTGCGTCGAGGATGCGAAGTGGATGGAAGCAAACCACATGGAGCTGCTGAAGGAATGGAGAACGATAAATATCAGGGACGGACAGCTCATATACATAAGCAAGGCCTACGGCGAGCCCTACGAGACCACGATATATCAGTGCTGGGAATGCCACGAGTCAAAGGCTGAATTCTGTGACAAGTGCCACGAGTACACTGGAGTTAAGCCCTACTGCTTCGAGTGCCACAACACGCCTGAAATAGTTAAAGAATACAACGAATAA
- the nrfD gene encoding NrfD/PsrC family molybdoenzyme membrane anchor subunit has product MAELYFSKIKGDSKEYFALLIFLALIVAWGAYGFWVMFRQGHWVTGMTNQVIWGLPIVSVVYLIGASAGSLIISALAGVFGKEEYKIFSRMAAYLAALMIVGALLDIFLDLGKVEHGMNVIRYFNFSSIFSWNAFLYTSYFALCCIYLLAQMERKDKLVKILAIVAVAWAVLVHSGTGGIIGFIYSMDLWHSPLTAPLFIISAIASGIGIMIPILVLTFRYTNRYLDENLIRGLAKIMGAMIILLLYCFTVENLERGYVPAHAEAIYMSLFDWSQPFPKVFWFIQIFMGMLIPLAILLYPRTWRSVNWLCVAGIIHAIGVFAERYILVVPGLAYPKEVFPPGYEMAHIPPFEYGAPYVPGWPEVALVAGTFALIFLLFLIGLKVFELLPETGEVNEQ; this is encoded by the coding sequence TTGGCAGAGCTGTATTTTAGTAAGATAAAGGGAGATTCAAAGGAGTATTTTGCGTTGCTGATATTTCTCGCGTTAATTGTGGCATGGGGAGCCTACGGATTCTGGGTAATGTTCAGGCAGGGTCACTGGGTAACAGGAATGACCAATCAGGTAATCTGGGGATTACCGATTGTCTCTGTTGTTTACCTGATAGGAGCCAGTGCAGGTTCTCTGATCATATCTGCCCTTGCAGGAGTCTTTGGCAAGGAGGAGTACAAGATCTTCTCAAGGATGGCAGCATACCTTGCAGCCCTGATGATTGTTGGAGCACTGCTTGACATCTTCCTGGACCTCGGTAAGGTGGAGCACGGAATGAACGTCATCAGATACTTCAACTTCTCATCGATCTTCTCATGGAACGCCTTCCTGTACACGAGCTACTTTGCACTCTGTTGCATCTACCTTCTGGCTCAGATGGAGAGGAAGGATAAGCTTGTTAAGATTCTCGCGATTGTGGCTGTTGCGTGGGCAGTTCTTGTTCACAGCGGTACTGGAGGTATCATCGGTTTCATCTACTCCATGGACCTCTGGCACTCTCCGCTGACAGCTCCGCTGTTCATCATATCTGCTATTGCGAGTGGTATTGGTATAATGATTCCAATACTCGTTCTGACGTTCAGATATACTAACAGGTACCTCGACGAGAATCTCATTAGAGGGCTTGCAAAGATCATGGGTGCAATGATCATCCTGCTGCTCTACTGCTTCACGGTTGAAAACCTCGAGAGGGGATACGTTCCGGCACATGCAGAGGCAATCTACATGTCTCTCTTCGACTGGAGCCAGCCATTCCCCAAGGTCTTCTGGTTCATCCAGATATTCATGGGCATGCTGATACCGCTTGCAATACTGCTCTACCCAAGAACCTGGCGCTCAGTTAACTGGCTCTGCGTTGCTGGTATAATCCACGCAATAGGTGTGTTTGCGGAGAGATACATCCTCGTTGTACCAGGTCTTGCATATCCGAAGGAGGTATTCCCGCCCGGTTACGAGATGGCACACATACCGCCCTTCGAATACGGAGCACCCTACGTACCGGGATGGCCAGAGGTTGCGCTTGTGGCAGGAACCTTCGCGCTGATATTCCTGCTGTTCCTCATTGGACTGAAGGTGTTTGAGCTCCTTCCAGAGACTGGGGAGGTGAACGAACAATGA
- the dsrM gene encoding sulfate reduction electron transfer complex DsrMKJOP subunit DsrM, producing MIVPLLEIAVPYVAFAIFLIGVIYRAINWAKSPVPLKIPTTCGQQYTLPFIRRTIYDRFDSPYTKWETIGRMFFEVFFFRSLFRNTRYYYTRHEHRDTRFLWFFAILFHWSFLLVLISHLRFFLEPVPGWLEFYMEVSGLKGAFVPEIYIPGITAFVGLLCLFGRRLFLGKERTISLPSDYLALILLISVIATGLLMRYIIKVPIEPVKELAIGLVTFHPVATDVHPLFLLHLLLACTALAYFPFSKLMHAAGVLFSPTRNMPNDNRARTHVNPWNPPYKGITWQEYYEMYKDQLDEIAEEGYKVRPEV from the coding sequence ATGATCGTCCCGCTGCTCGAGATAGCTGTACCCTACGTGGCATTCGCAATATTCCTGATTGGAGTTATCTACAGGGCAATCAACTGGGCAAAGAGTCCGGTACCGCTCAAAATCCCCACGACGTGCGGACAGCAGTACACTCTGCCATTCATAAGGAGGACAATATACGACCGCTTCGACAGCCCGTATACTAAATGGGAGACTATAGGCAGGATGTTCTTCGAGGTGTTCTTCTTCAGGAGCCTGTTCAGAAACACGAGGTACTACTACACCAGACACGAGCACCGCGACACGAGATTTCTGTGGTTCTTCGCGATACTGTTCCACTGGTCGTTCCTTCTGGTGCTTATAAGCCACCTCAGATTCTTCCTCGAGCCAGTGCCTGGATGGCTTGAATTCTACATGGAAGTGTCTGGGCTGAAGGGTGCCTTTGTACCTGAGATTTACATTCCGGGCATCACAGCCTTCGTAGGCTTGCTTTGCCTCTTTGGCAGAAGGCTGTTTCTGGGTAAGGAGCGCACGATTTCACTGCCTTCCGACTACCTTGCTCTGATATTGCTGATTTCGGTAATCGCCACGGGGCTGCTGATGAGATATATAATCAAAGTACCAATTGAGCCCGTGAAGGAGCTGGCAATTGGTCTTGTAACGTTCCACCCGGTCGCAACTGATGTCCACCCACTCTTCCTGCTCCACCTGCTTCTTGCGTGCACAGCTCTTGCATACTTCCCGTTCAGCAAGCTCATGCACGCTGCCGGAGTTCTATTCTCACCAACGAGGAACATGCCCAACGACAACAGGGCTCGCACCCATGTCAATCCGTGGAACCCGCCGTACAAGGGTATCACATGGCAGGAGTACTATGAGATGTACAAGGATCAGCTTGACGAGATTGCTGAAGAGGGATATAAAGTTAGACCGGAGGTGTGA
- a CDS encoding cobyrinate a,c-diamide synthase, which produces MDIPRIILSGTSSRVGKTMLSIGLMRALVNRGYKVQPYKVGPDFIDPSFHYFATGRYSRNLDSFMLTREDILETFERNFRNADIAVIEGTMGLHDSHHATDEKGSTAEVSKILKCPVILIANVERMSRTVAPFIYGYKVFDPEVRIEGVILNRVGSERHAMKARLAAEKLAKVRVVGVVPRRGDVVIPDRHLGLIPAYERKEEFEELFDRLAELVEKYIDVDAIVEIARKAPPLDNALEHPVFKPKPSGIRIGVLRDRSFNFYYEDNIDALASKAEVVFIDSLEDRKLPDVDALYIGGGFPEIFAEELEKNASLRRDIYDFCDSGKPVYAECGGLMFLGEKLRLIDGSEYEMVGFMPYETEMHKRFQALGYSIYRVAKNNPISRRGDTLLGHEFHYSKVIPKERLEFVFRVKRGKGINGEQDGAIKKQTLVNYIHLHVLSYPMMVNKFIETAKKTKSKKE; this is translated from the coding sequence ATGGACATCCCTCGCATAATACTCAGCGGAACGAGCAGCAGAGTAGGCAAGACCATGCTCTCCATAGGCCTGATGCGAGCTCTCGTTAATCGCGGCTACAAGGTTCAGCCCTACAAGGTTGGGCCGGATTTTATCGATCCAAGCTTTCACTACTTCGCCACTGGAAGGTACAGCAGAAACCTTGACAGCTTCATGCTTACGAGGGAGGATATACTTGAGACATTTGAGCGGAATTTTAGAAATGCCGATATTGCGGTTATTGAAGGTACGATGGGTTTGCACGATTCTCACCATGCTACAGACGAGAAAGGAAGTACGGCTGAAGTTAGCAAGATTCTGAAGTGCCCCGTCATTCTCATAGCCAACGTTGAGAGGATGTCGAGAACTGTTGCTCCCTTCATATACGGCTACAAGGTCTTCGACCCCGAAGTAAGGATTGAAGGTGTCATTCTGAACAGGGTTGGCAGTGAAAGGCATGCGATGAAAGCAAGACTTGCAGCCGAGAAACTTGCAAAGGTTCGCGTCGTTGGCGTCGTACCTCGAAGAGGGGATGTTGTGATTCCAGACAGACACCTCGGCTTAATTCCTGCTTATGAAAGAAAGGAGGAGTTCGAAGAACTCTTCGACAGGCTCGCGGAACTAGTTGAGAAGTACATCGACGTTGACGCAATAGTTGAGATAGCCCGCAAAGCCCCACCACTCGATAATGCCTTGGAGCATCCTGTTTTTAAACCAAAGCCATCTGGTATCAGAATTGGTGTTCTCAGAGACCGTTCATTCAACTTCTACTATGAGGACAACATAGATGCACTCGCGTCGAAGGCCGAAGTGGTTTTCATCGATTCGCTGGAGGACAGAAAACTTCCAGACGTCGATGCACTTTACATTGGCGGCGGATTTCCTGAAATCTTTGCAGAAGAACTCGAGAAGAATGCGAGTCTTAGAAGAGATATCTACGACTTCTGCGACTCCGGGAAGCCCGTCTATGCTGAATGCGGCGGGCTCATGTTTCTTGGAGAGAAGCTCAGGCTAATTGATGGTAGTGAATATGAGATGGTTGGATTCATGCCATACGAAACGGAAATGCACAAGCGCTTTCAAGCCCTTGGATATTCAATATATCGTGTTGCGAAAAACAATCCTATTAGCAGGAGAGGCGACACTCTTCTCGGTCACGAGTTTCACTACTCGAAGGTCATTCCGAAAGAAAGGCTCGAGTTTGTCTTCAGGGTGAAGAGAGGCAAAGGTATCAACGGTGAGCAGGATGGGGCAATTAAGAAGCAGACACTCGTCAACTACATACACCTGCATGTGCTGTCATACCCAATGATGGTCAACAAGTTTATAGAAACGGCAAAAAAGACCAAAAGTAAAAAGGAATGA
- the dsrK gene encoding sulfate reduction electron transfer complex DsrMKJOP subunit DsrK, with amino-acid sequence MEEHPEVLKIEQKFPSWRDMLKPVTEKDFKPGFYHYPILEKDAQALGIPYRDWDPLDKDWKLPPDWKETFLNKFKELLDKYRSLKVFMDICVRCGACADKCHYYVGTGDPKNMPVARAETLRSIYRRYFTKIGQIFGEWAGARELTEDVIKELYYYFYQCSLCRRCSAFCPYGIDTAEIVWRGRELLNSIGVSHRFSFISIAASARTGNHLGLLPGGVAGALQSVAEDVYDITGIEIEVPVNKKGAEILFVSPSADFFATPHWYVCMGYLMLFHELGLDYTWSTYASEGGNFGTFQSYELAQKLNHKIYEEAERLGVKWILGGECGHMWRDKHQFMATMNPPPKTLEDPVNPITGTYFENAAETKMVHIAEFVADLIKHKKIKLDPSRNDHWKVTFHDSCNTARGMGLFEEPRYVIKNVCNYFYEMPEHTIREKTYCCGSGGGLLTEEVMELRMRGGMPRAMALKHVHKRFGVNFLCTICAIDKAAFPHLLEFWKLPVEVGGMMELVGNALIMKDEDQERTTDLRGNPLPGRGEE; translated from the coding sequence ATGGAGGAGCACCCTGAAGTGCTGAAGATTGAGCAGAAGTTCCCGAGCTGGAGAGATATGCTTAAGCCTGTAACGGAGAAAGATTTCAAGCCGGGCTTTTACCACTACCCGATCCTTGAAAAGGATGCCCAGGCGCTCGGCATACCCTACCGTGACTGGGATCCCCTTGACAAGGACTGGAAGCTCCCGCCGGACTGGAAGGAGACCTTCCTCAACAAGTTCAAGGAGCTTCTTGACAAGTATCGCTCACTGAAGGTTTTCATGGACATATGTGTCCGCTGTGGAGCCTGCGCCGATAAATGCCACTACTATGTTGGAACCGGCGACCCGAAGAACATGCCTGTTGCGAGGGCAGAGACTCTAAGGAGCATATACAGAAGGTACTTCACCAAGATAGGCCAGATCTTCGGCGAGTGGGCTGGAGCGAGGGAACTGACGGAGGACGTGATAAAGGAGCTCTACTATTACTTCTATCAGTGCTCTCTATGCAGAAGGTGCTCAGCCTTCTGCCCCTACGGCATCGACACTGCCGAAATCGTCTGGCGTGGTAGAGAACTTCTGAATTCAATAGGAGTCTCGCACAGATTCAGCTTCATATCCATTGCAGCTTCGGCGAGGACAGGTAACCACCTCGGTCTGCTGCCTGGAGGTGTAGCCGGAGCACTGCAGAGCGTTGCAGAAGACGTTTACGACATCACTGGCATCGAGATTGAGGTACCGGTAAACAAGAAGGGAGCAGAAATTCTCTTCGTGTCACCTTCGGCTGACTTCTTTGCAACACCCCACTGGTACGTCTGTATGGGTTACCTGATGCTCTTCCACGAACTTGGCCTCGACTACACATGGAGCACGTACGCCAGCGAAGGTGGTAACTTCGGAACGTTCCAGAGCTACGAGCTTGCACAGAAACTGAACCACAAGATATACGAGGAAGCAGAGAGGCTCGGCGTCAAGTGGATTCTTGGAGGCGAGTGTGGACACATGTGGAGAGACAAGCACCAGTTCATGGCCACAATGAATCCGCCACCAAAGACACTTGAGGATCCCGTTAACCCCATAACCGGCACCTACTTTGAGAATGCAGCCGAGACAAAGATGGTTCACATTGCCGAATTCGTTGCAGACCTCATCAAGCACAAGAAGATAAAGCTCGATCCAAGCAGGAACGACCACTGGAAGGTTACATTCCACGACTCCTGCAACACCGCGAGAGGTATGGGTCTCTTTGAGGAGCCACGCTATGTCATAAAGAACGTCTGCAACTACTTCTACGAGATGCCGGAGCACACAATAAGGGAGAAGACATACTGCTGCGGAAGTGGTGGTGGATTGCTGACGGAGGAAGTCATGGAACTCAGAATGCGCGGTGGAATGCCAAGAGCGATGGCATTAAAGCATGTACACAAGCGCTTTGGTGTAAACTTCCTGTGTACGATCTGTGCTATCGACAAGGCAGCGTTCCCGCACCTCCTCGAGTTCTGGAAGCTGCCGGTTGAGGTTGGAGGCATGATGGAACTCGTGGGCAACGCACTGATAATGAAGGACGAGGATCAGGAGAGGACGACAGATCTTAGAGGCAACCCACTGCCTGGGAGAGGTGAGGAGTGA
- a CDS encoding respiratory nitrate reductase subunit gamma: MMAGLEYLIGGILPYLTAIVLVLALLYRVLQWFTAPQHLPWELFPHPKTFGEQIKELVTEITTLHSIYKNNRKIWFQSLLMHWGLYLLGIWFVLLIFNVQFSYYIGVIGAAAVAVGALLLLVVRITNSELRAISEFVEYFNLLLLLAISTLGLYTNFFGMWFREYLLSLVSFAPKYELVSSPSLLLTLLLVQFFVICLPLSRMAHFVGKYFTYHKVKWGEEE; the protein is encoded by the coding sequence ATGATGGCCGGTTTGGAATATCTAATTGGCGGAATACTGCCTTATCTGACGGCTATTGTATTGGTGCTGGCTTTACTGTACAGGGTTCTGCAGTGGTTCACAGCGCCACAGCATCTGCCTTGGGAGCTATTTCCCCATCCCAAAACATTCGGTGAGCAAATCAAAGAGCTTGTAACGGAGATAACCACGCTCCACAGCATATACAAGAACAACAGGAAGATATGGTTCCAGTCTCTCCTTATGCACTGGGGTTTGTATCTTCTTGGCATCTGGTTTGTACTTTTGATTTTCAATGTTCAGTTTTCGTACTATATTGGTGTTATTGGAGCGGCAGCAGTTGCAGTTGGGGCACTCCTGCTGCTTGTAGTAAGAATTACCAACAGTGAACTCAGGGCAATTTCAGAATTCGTCGAATACTTCAACCTGCTGCTGTTGCTTGCGATATCTACCCTTGGACTCTACACGAACTTCTTCGGAATGTGGTTTAGAGAATATCTGCTGAGCTTAGTGTCTTTTGCTCCGAAGTACGAACTCGTAAGCTCGCCATCTCTTTTGCTCACACTGCTCCTCGTGCAGTTTTTCGTCATCTGTCTACCGCTCAGCAGAATGGCGCATTTTGTCGGCAAGTACTTCACGTACCACAAGGTCAAGTGGGGTGAAGAAGAATGA